GTTTGAGAGGCAGCGGTGATACCGCTAATATCAAAAGTTCCTGCATTAATGGCAACATCTCCAGTAGAATTTAAAGCACCTGCTCCTGAAAGGGCAAGCGTTCCTGCGTTAATGGTTGTTCCTCCAGAATACGTATTGGCTCCTGTTAGAGTAAAGATCCCGCTGCCTTGTTTGGTAAGAGAGCCCGTCCCTTGAATGACCCCGGCATAAGTATCGTTACTAGCTGTTCCCGTAATAAGACCCTTGGCTCCTAAGGTAACAAAGCCGCCCGCTACTCCCGTTAAATTTCCTATTGTCTGTGAGGCAGCATTAATAGCGCTAATGTCAAAAGTTGCCCCACCTGAACCAATAGCAACATCCCCGGTAGAAGAAAGGGCGCCTGCCCCTGAAAGAGCTAGTGTTCCTACATTAATGATTGTTCCTCCTGTATAGGTACTTGTTCCTGTTAGAGTAAGTGTGCCGCTGCCTTGTTTAGTAAGTCCACCAGACCCTTGAATAACTCCTGAGTAAGTAGTGCTACTAGTTGTGCCTTCTATGAGATCTTTAGCTCCTAAATTAACTGTGCCAGCTCCGCTTAAATCACCAATTGTTTGAGAGGCAGCAGTGATGCCACTAATGTCAAAAGTTCCTGCATTGATGGTCACAAATCCTGTTGAGTTTAAACTACCAGCTCCTGAAAGAGCAAGCGTTCCTCCAGTAATGGTTGTTCCTCCTCCATAAGTATTGACCCCTGTAAATGTGGTTGTCCCTGTATTTTGCTTGATAAGGGTTCCTGGTCCACTAATTACACCTGCATAAGTACCTGGGGTACCTGTGCTGGGCTCATCGAAGATGACTGTAGTACCGTTTGTAATATTTCCTTGCAAACTCAAGGTATTTCCCTGCAATATTCCAGCTGTAACGTTTGTTCCCCCAGAATATTTATTGGCTCCTAATAAGATCAGAAGTCCTGCGCCATTTTTTTGAAGAAGGAGTCCTGCGCCACTACCAGGGTTATCGCTTGATCCTACGGGTAATGTATTTGCACTGGTATCACCAATAGATCCTGAAAAAGACTGGATTTGCCCAGAAGTTGGGTTAAAAGTTATTTGTGTGAGAGTTCCATCTATCCCATTAGAAACTCCAAAAAAATCTTGTCCGGCGGTTGAACCGTTTCTTGCAGACACCCCGCCTGTTCCTGCTACAACATTACACCCTGTGGTAGTGGTATTCCCCAAAACGAGAACAGATCCAGCGCGACTAAAAATGGCTCCCCCAAAACCGGCTCCTCCCCCTCCAGCAAAGGGAGTAACCGATCCATTTCCTGCTCCTGTGCCTCCTGTCCCAGCCGTACCAACACCGCCACCACCGCCAGCACCAAATCCTCCATTTCCTCCTGCCGTTCCCGTTGAAGAGCCGGCACCACCACCACCACCAAATCCTCCATTTCCACCTACTACACTAGAGAACCTACCCGATCCACCACCACCAGCGCCAAATCCACCGGCACCGCCTGGTGCTCCACCCCCGCCACCATATCCTCCAGCTCCACCTAGTTGGGTGCTGTTGTTGGATATCGTTCCACCACCACCGCCTCCTCCAATAAGGCCTCCTGCTCCGCCTGGATTGGCAGGTCCGGTTTGTCCAGAGTTACCAGCACCTCCTCCTCCACCGAATATACCACCATTTCCTCCTGTTGATCCGGCGGCATTTGTGCATGCGGGAGAACCTGAACCAGATCCTCCTCCTCCTGCTCCTGATTGTGCAGCAACACCCGTGCAACCTACTCCCCCTCCATTTGCTCCTGTCGCGGTGGTGGCTCTAGAGCCACCACCGCCACCTCCACCACCGATTTGCAAACCATTAACTGTGCCTCCACTTCCTCCTACTCCTCCAACTCCTGTTCCACCTGCATCTTCCGTTCCTCCTGCACCACCGGTTGAGCTAAATCCAACTCCTCCTCCTCCTCCTCCTCCTCCGGTGCCACTACCAGTTGTACTATTTGATATTCCTCCAGCACCACCAGCTCCTAAAGTTCCACCACCACCACCACAGCCAGCATTTCCAATTGTAGTTGAATCAGTAGTCGCCCCATTACCACCGTTACCACCTATTCCACCACCACCACCACCACCACTTGCACCATTAGCAAAGCCTCTTGTTCCTCCATTTCCACCTAATCCTCCCCCTCCAGCACAACCTACACCTCCTGGTTGTGATGCACCTCCTGTTGCGATACAATTTTGGAATGTAACATTGTCTATGGTAAGAGCAGCTTCGTCATTAAAAATACCAGCTCCAGCTCCTAATCCCCCTCCACCTGAGGTAAATCCAGATGAATCACGGCCATCACCTGTATTGCTTAAAGTGATGTTTTCTACTGTGACGGTTCCTTGGCGAATATAGAAGCCTCTAAGCGTTGGATTGGATCCGTTGGTTCCGTCAATTACAATTTGATTTCCTCCATTAGTACCATCGATAGTTACGGTATTAGTATTTGCAAGGTTAACGATAGGAAGCAATTGTCCTATTGAAATAGTTGGACTACTAGGTAGATTGAATGTGATATTAAAGGTATCAGTTGTAGATGTCGTTGCTGTATTGATATAATTCAAACAACCGCGAAGATCACCTGATGATGCTGTAGGGCTGCCAAAGGTAAAAGTACCAGCTGCAGTAGATGCACTATCTCCTGGCACGTTAACAACTAAGTTTTGCACAGCGTGTAACTGATAGGTAAATAGTGTTAAAGATGTAATTAAAAACTTCATGTATTTCATGGTGCCAAACCTTGTTTTTGCAGTTTCAAGAATAGCCCTGACAAGCAGGTTTCCAAAAAACCAAGAGAGCCGCTCTTGTTTCTAAATATGAGGTATAAATAATTTATTATTATTTTTGTATAATAATTTTACTATCTGAAAAAACCTCACAAAAAATTAGCTGATTTTTTAGAAAGTTAAGTTGCTTAAAAAAAACAAATAGATTAATTCTTTCATAAAGAGGTGCTGAATTACTCATGATGGCATTGTTATTTTTTATTTTTATGATTACGATCTTATTTGTTTGGAGAGGCTATCGGAAAGTGGGGATTGGCTTAACTCTTATTAATCTTGTTTTTTGCATCTTTATGTTATGGCATCACGCAACAGATATTCTTAAGATTCGGATTTGAAGCATGTATAAATTAGAGCGCAGCTTGAATACCATTTGGGCATTTGTGATTTGCGGAGTGCTTTTAGGTGGCTATTCCGTGCAATTTCTCAAACATGAATTACCTTGTCCTCTTTGTTTATTACAACGTTTAAGTATGATTGGAGTAGCTATGGGGCCTTTATTAAATCTACGTTTTGGTGTTTACCCAGCTCATTATGCAGTTTCGATTTTAAGCGCTCTTTTTGGAGGGTTTGTTTCTTTAAGGCAAATATCCCTTCACATTTGCCCTGGGTTCTCTTCATTTGGAGAACCCGTTCTTGGCTTAGAGCTATATACTTGGGCTTTAGTTGTCTTTGCTTGTTCTATTTTTGTATCTGCAATTTTGCTCTTTCTTCATACTACATCTCCTCAGCACATACAAAAAGTGCAAATGAGCATCTTTGAAAAGATTGCTTTTTGGCTGGTATTGTTTATGACTGCAGCAAATGTGGTTACAACTCTTCAAGAATGTGGCCTTAGCGCTTGTACAGGCTAAATCATTTATGCATATCATTCACATTGCTTCAGAACTTGCCCCCATTGCTAAAGTAGGGGGATTAGCCGATGTTGTATATGGTCTTTGTCAAGAAACTCTGAAACTCGGGTATACAACAGAGGTTATTTTACCAAAGTATGACTGTACTGACTACAGACAACTAACTGATCTAAAAGTAGAGCAGAAAGACATCTGGATACTTGCAGGCTCTAGTCGTTATAACAATACGATTTGGTCGGCTAGTTTAGGTGAGTTAAAAATTTTTCTAATAGAATCAGATCATCCAGAACACTTGTACAATCGCGGTGTTATCTATGGATGCTCTGATGATATCGATCGCTTTATTTATTTCTCTTGCGTAGCTATGCAATTCTTACTGCAATTAGGAAAACAACCCGATATTCTACATTTACATGATTGGCACACCTCTTTAATGGCTCTTCTATGCCAGGAAAATAATTACAAATTAAAGAGTGTTTTAACTATTCACAATTTAGCACATCAAGGAGTTTGTTCTATAAATACTCTTTTTAAGCTAGGCAGAGATCTTTTAAAAGATCTTGGCTTTTCTGATTCCTTGAATGTATTAGAGACAGGAATCATCTATGCTGATTGTGTAGCTATTGTTTCTCCTAATTACAAACAAGAAATTCAAACACCTGAAGGAGGATGTGGATTAGATGGGGTTTTACGAGAATCTCAAAAAAAGTTAGTAAGTATCTTAAATGGTATTGATCAGGATTATTGGAACCCAGCCAAAGATCCTTATCTTAAAAGAAATTATCCTATAAACGAGTTAGAAAGTGTTCTAAAAGCTAAGCTAACAAACAAATGTTTTTTACAAAAACATCTATCTCTTATTCAAGAAAATGTCCCTTTAGTTTCTTGCATTACTAGGCTTGTTCCTCAAAAAGGTCCTGATTTAATTGAATATGGAGTGATTCGCACTCTAGAATTAGGAGGACAATTTGTTCTTTTGGGTTCCGTTTCTCAATCAAATAATGATATAGAAGAGCGGTTTGTTTCCCTGCAAGAAAAATATCGAAATGATAACAGAGTAGCTATTTTGCTCATGAATGATGAAGAGTTAGCCCATCTTATCTTTGCAGCCTCTGATCTATTGATTATTCCTTCTTTATTCGAGCCGTGCGGACTTACACAAATGATCGCCATGCGTTATGGGACAATTCCTATTGCTAGAATGACAGGAGGACTTGTGGACACTGTCTTTGATATTGATACCTCTGATAAACCTTTTGAGAAGCGCAATGGTTTCACCTTTGCATTTCCTGATCAGCAAGGTGTGAATTGGGCCTTGACAAGGGCTATTGCCTGTTATAAAAACCACAAAAAGTGGCAACAAATTATGAAAGCAGACCTTAACTATGATTCTAGTTGGGAAAAAAGAACCAAACAATACCTATGCATATATGAAGAACTTTTATCTCTTAAGTCCTAATGCTTTTTGAATGTAAGATCGATTAGCCACTATATATTCACATCCTGAATAAAGAGTATAAATAACCCCTATACTTACGCTATAAACACTTAATTTTCGTAATAAACCCAATTCTAAATAGCCAAGAGAATAAGGAATAAGCATTACCAGAATAAAGAAAATAATTATTGCCTGCACAACCGCTTTAATTTTGCCTGAAAGACGCGCTGCTAGAGCAAATCCCCTTAACCCACATAAAGCTCTAAGTGTACTAATCACAATATCTCGATAAAAAAAGATACACACAAGCAACAAAGGAAGCTGGATTACCCCTTGAGTAAAAGCTAAAAAAACAGAAAGACGAAAAATACTATCCGCCATGGGATCCAGTAATTTCCCTAAATCTGTAACTTTATTATATCTACGCGCTAACAATCCATCAAATACATCTGAAACCTCTGATAACACGGTTAAGCACAATAAGACATAAGGCAACGAAAGCAATGTAAATCCGAATTGATCATGATACAGATAAAGAGCAACAAATATCGGGCCTAGTAAAATACGCAATAATGTGAGTATGAGCGCTATGCTCATTTATCCTCCTTTATCTAGACTTAAAGTTTAATGTCTTTTACAGTAATGCTAACTCATGTCCGTCTTTTTTGAAAAGAGATGCTCTAACTTAACTTTGCAAAGCTAACTGTCCACAAGCTGCTGCAATGTCTTTTCCTTTTGTATAACGCCAGGTAGTAACAATATTAGATGCGAGTAGAACTTCTCGAAAAGCTTCGATAGTTTCCTTTTCAGGACGCTGCAGCCGCACTCTCTCAATAGGATTATAAGGAATTAAGTTTACGCTACATTGTTGACCTTTAAGTAAAACAGCTAGTTCTTTAGCCTGTTCTATACTGTCGTTGATATTGCGAATTAAGGTGTATTCGTAAGTTACATCCCGTTTGGTTATTTTAGCGAAATTCCCTACAGCTGCTAAAATATCTTCTAAAGGGTACTTACGTGCATAAGGGATAATTTTTTGTCTAATATGCTGATTGGGAGCATGCAAAGAAAGCACTAGATTGGTTTTCAAACCCTCATTAGAGAAACGATTAATTCCTTCCACTACGCCTACTGTAGAAACAGTAATTCTTCTTTGAGAAAGAGCTAATCGATCAGGATCTATTAACAGACGAATGGTTTCTACAACTGGCTCATAGTTTTCAAAAGGCTCTCCCATACCCATAAAAACAACGTGAGATACTTTCTCTTTTCGCTCAAGTAACCAAAGATCAATTTGATACACCTGCTCGAAAATCTCCGCCGTGGTTAAATTGCGTTTTAATCCTTCTTTTCCCGAAGCACAGAAAGCACAACGAGCAGGACAGCCTACCTGTGAAGAGACGCACACGGTACGTCTTCCTTCAGAGCAAATAAGAACCGATTCCACTAGCATGGAATCAGAGAGTTGCCATAAGAATTTAACAGTTTCTTGGTCCTCTGAAAAGACCTCTCGTTTTTTTATTAGCTGTGTTGTTAGTAAATTTTCTTTTAGATAAGAGCGCAAATCCAAAGACAAATTGGTCATTTGATCCCAATGGGATTGTCTTAACTTATATACCCAATTAAAGATTTGAGAAGCATGGAAGGATTTATATCCTTCCGAGGATAGATTATTGCGTAGTTTCTCTAGGGGCAGTGTGTGAACGGAAGAAGGAGACATTTAATAAGCTATTATTTTGAGTATTTGCAGATACTTTACTCATTTGTCGTATTTTTTTAATACTTTTATCTATTCTAGAACTTCTTAATTCATGATCTTCTCGATTTTGACGAAGATTTTTTGAGATTACGCTTGTAAGCTTATTTAAAGATTTTGAGCATTCCATGCTGAACTGATTAAAGTTAACATGTACTGATGGCTGTAAAAGATGAATTGCTTTCATATTATCCCTCATGCATTTATTACTTTTTATTATAGTTTAATAAATCTTTAAAATCAATTCTATAATCTAAACCTAATATAAAGAAGGGGTTATGTTAATGATAAGGGATTTAAACTTTTAATCCCTTCTCTTGTAGTCTTTTTAAACCCCTTCTTTTTGCACGTAAGTTTTGAGGTAGACTCTCTTGTTCTTGATTATATTTTTGAAAACGTAGGGCTTTCTTCTTTTCCCCTCTTCTTAGGGTTTCTGAGGGTAGACTTTGTGATTGCTTGTGCAAGGATAAAGGTAAAGATTCCACTGGATGAATAGTCATAAGGCCTCCATTTCATAGTTCAACTTTAACATACTTAAATAAATATTTTAAAAACAATTTAAATTATTTATGGTTAACCTAAATCAATAATTAGCAAATACATAGTGCAAAGCACTTATCTTTAAACTACTTAACAATAAGCAGCTCATAATTTAAAGACAAATAATTAGATAATAAAAACACATAAAAAATAACCTCTTATTATACAATGCGCTTAATTATACCTTAATATCTTAGTTAAATTTTTTATGCTAACCTTTGAGCAAATTATTGATTGTCTTAACACCTTTTGGGTTAAACAAGGTTGTATTATTCATCAAGGGTATGATTTAGAATTAGGGGCCGGGATATTCCATCCAGCTACATTCCTGCGTTGTTTAGGAAAAGAACCTTATAGAGCAGCTTTTGTAGAATCGTGTCGTAGACCAAAAGATGCAAGTTATGGAAATTTCAACTGCCTTCAGGCATCTCACCAATATCAAGTTCTCATCAAGCCCCTTCCAACAGATGCTCGTACTTTATATCTCCAATCTCTTTTTGCATTAAACTTGGATGTGAAAAAACATGATATTCGATTTGTACATAATGATTGGGAAATCTCCTCATTAGGCATTTCGGGGCTAGGATGGAAAGTGTGGTGTAATGGAATGGAGATTACCCAGTTCACCTATTTGCAAACAGTGGGAGACATTGTATTAAAACCAATTAGTGTAGAAATCACCTATGATTTAGAAAGACTTGCTCTATTCCTTCAAAATAAGACTGCAATTTTTGATATACAATACAACCATCTTTTTACTCTTCGCGATCTATTTCTACAAAATGAAATTGAATGGAGCCATTATCATCTTACAGAAGCCTCCGTTCCCATGTGGTTACGCCATTTTAGCGATTATGAACAGGAAATAAAAAATCTAGTAAAAAACAATCTTCCTATTCCAGCTTATGATTTTGTGATTAAAGCATCCCATGCTTTTAATTTATTAGATGCAAGAGGAGCTATTTGCTTTAGTCAGAGAAATAGCTATATTAGAAGAATCCGCGACTTAACTCATCTAGTTGCTAAAGCTATTCTTTCTAGACAGGTTTCTCTGATAATCCCTTCTATAAACACAAAGCTTATTATACAAAAAAATCTTTGCTTCAATCCAAAAAATACACAGGATTTTCTTCTTGAAATTGGATCAGAACAATTACCGCCAAGTTTTATACCTATTGGCTGTCTCTATTTAGAAACTGCCATACGCAATTTATTAGAAACTTCCGAATTAGAATTTGAAGAGCTGCAGACATTTGGAACCCCTCAACGCCTAAGTATTTTAGTAAAAGGTCTTGTAGAAGGAACAGAAGCTGTGGAAGAACAAATTAAAGGCCCTTCGATAACCGCAGCTTTCGATAATAAAGGTAATTTAACAAGACAAGGCAAAGGGTTTTTACGGGCTTGTAATATTGTCTCTTGCACTTTAGCAGAAGTATTGCAAGAGGAAATACCAAATTTATATTTTATTCCTATGGGCGGTATTCAGTACCTGATTGCTACCGTTTATGTAAAGGGCCAGTCTACATATGCGCTATTACAAAAAAAGCTACCGTCTTTGATTATGAATATAGACTTCCCCAAGAAAATGTATTGGGAAGACCCTTCTATTAGATATGCTCGCCCTATTCGATGGATTCTTGCTTTATTTGGAAGCCAAGTAGTCTCTTTTAATTTGGGCAGGATTCAATCTGCGAACTTTTCTTTTGGCCATTTTCAACTTAAGCCTACTTTTATTGAGATCAAACATCCAAAATACTATCTTTCTGATTTAAGAAATCATTATGTTCTAGCAGATATAGAAGAAAGAAAACAACACATTGAAAAACAAATTAAAACATTAGAGCAACAAGTAAAAGGGTATGCAATAGAACAAAGCAGAGTACTTCCAGAAGTATTGCATCTTACAGAATGGCCTACCTTAATGCTCGGTTTCTTTGATACTAAATTCCTAAGAATTCCTAAAGAACTACTTATTTCACAAATAACAAAATACCGTAAATATTTTCCTGTCACTGATCGTCATGATCAATTAATCAATGCTTTTATCATTACCATTGATAATCAACCTAATCAAACCATTCAATTGGGTAATGAAAAAGAACTTCTCTTCCGCTTGGCCAATAGGGCTGCTCTTTATGAAAAAGAAGTTCATATCCCACTTGAGTTAAGTTATTATAAACTACAAGAGATAAGTTATCAGAGAAATTTTAAAAACCTTTGGGATAAAGTAGAAAGATTGTCTTTAGTAACAACAATGATCCACCAACATTTAAAGGTTGCAGAATATACACACGTACAAAGAGCTGCTCTTTTAAGCAAATCTGATCTTTGTTCTGCGCTTGTTAATGAATCCCCTGATCTACAAGGTATCATTGGTAAACACTATGCTCTAGCACAAAACGAACAGTATCAAGTAGCAATAGCTCTTGAAGAGCAATGGATGCCCCGATCAAGATGCGATGCTGTTCCTAAAACTCCAACTGGTATTGTCTTAAGTCTATCAGATAAAATAGATGACCTTATTAATTACTATAGCACTTCCAGAGACCTTTACCTATTACGCAAGCAAGCAACGGGAATCATTCAAATCCTGCTAAAAAATCAAATGAGTTGCAACCTACAAAGTTTATTATTAAAAGCCTGTCAGGTTTTTCCTGTAGTAAATAAAAAAAAAGCCACACAAGCAATTATTACTTTCATCAATACTCGTAAAAAATTGATATTTGAAGAATTAGGTTTTAGAAAAGAGGAGATTGATGCCATTGCAAAGATCAGCCCTTATGACCCTTTTGATCAATTGTGCAGATTAGAAGCCTTTTGTAGCTTCCACAAATCTAAAAAAAGCTTCTCTTGCTTTATTAAAGCCTATAAACGCATTAAAGGACATATACAGGATAATTCCTCTATCTTTCACCAAAAACTTATGATTGAATCAGCTGAGAAAAAAATTCTGCAAGAGTATATCCTAATCTATAAATGTTGGCCAAAACTTCTACAACAAAAACAGTACCTAGAAGCATTCAAATTATTAGCAGAATTACAAAATCCCTTAGAAAAGTTTTTCAAAACTGTAACCATTCTTGCAGATGATCCAATTTTACGTGGAAATAGAATCGCTTTTTTAAAGAAAATAATTAAATTATTTGAGTCTTTAATAGATTGTAGTAAACTTTAAGAAGCTTTTTGCAAATCATAAATATCTTTAAATCCAGCTGAATTTATGATGGGAAATCATACTGGTTAAAAATCAAGGTGTTTTAAGATGCGTTTACCCATTTTTGATTTACATAACGATTTGCTCTCTTTTCTGAGCGAGCAAGAGAATAGATCTTTCTTAAGTCCTCTTTCTCGTTGCTCTTATTTGCAAATGAAACAAGGGGGTGTAGAAACCCAGGTACTTGCCATTTTTACCAATAAATCACCAAATAGCATTGGATTGGCTCAAAAACAAAGCGAAAAACTACAGTGGCTATACGAGCACCCCTCCTATTTTTCTCCTATTTCTCAAAAGGCTCAGCCAACAGCTATATCCACAATTGCAGCTTTTGAAGGAGCTTCTGGATTTGCAGATGAAGATGAGCCTCTTACCATGAGTTTGCAAAGACTGGCCCATTATCAAAGTAAAATCGGTCCTCTTTTTTATATTGGTATTACTTGGAATGAAGAAAATCGTTTTGGAGGAGGGGCCGATACTTCTATTGGCCTAAAACCTGATGGGATTCATTTACTAGAGTGGCTAGATAATCGTAAAATTGCCATTGATTTAAGTCATGCTTCTGATGCTTTAGCTTATGATATTTTAACTAAAATTGATCAAAACAACTGGCAGATTCCTCTAATTGCCAGCCATTGTAATTTTCGCAAAGTTCACTTTGCTACTCGTAATCTTCCCGACGAGCTGGTACATGAGATCATTCATAGAAAGGGTCTTCTCGGATTAAATTTCTTTGCTCCTTTTGTCCATAAAGAAGATCCTAATGGCTTAATCCAACATATAGAATATGCGCTTACGCTCAACGCAAAAGAAGCTCTTTGCTTTGGTGCTGATTTTTTTTGTGATAGCGATGCATCTAATCTACAAGCTAAATATCCAGGACAATCTTTTTATCATGCGCCCTATGATACAGCGGAGTGCTATCCTATTTTATTGGAAAGGCTAGCTTTAAAATTAGAACTACCTATTTTGCAATCAATTGCTTATGAAAACGCTAGGACCTTTTTACATACTCAGATTTTGGGAATGACTACTTCGGGAACTTGATTTTTAAGAATATCAAATTGACGAGCTAATTGGAGCGTTTCTTCTTCAGAATGCCCAACTGATTGAATCTCTATCCTAATTTGTTCTCTTTTATGCATCCAATCCCTTAATAGAATTTTACGCAGAACTTCTAGAAAACCTTCTTTTGTTTTATTTAAGTTGATCTTACGTTGTAAAAGTTCAGATAAAAGCTTTTGTTCTTCAGGATCATTTAAGCTGCTACCAATTGCTAAAAGATCAAAGCAGCCTGATTGGTGCCCTGCTAGCAAGGAGACATAAAGTCTCCAAGCACTTGACACTCGAAAATGATTTTGTTTTAGATTAGCTTTGGCAATATCGATGATCTCTGGATATTGAGAAGATCCCATTAATAACCAACGTAATAAATCAAGTTCTAAAATACGATCTCCATCTACCTCCTGTAAACGTATCGATTCTTGCTTAGAAATAAATAGATCGGGCATACAAATCTGGTTCATTCCAACACTAGCTTCTGGTACCTGAGCAATCTCAGCTAGTTTTCTTAAACTCTCATGTATTAGCACCGGCTGTTGCCAGTTTTTAATTTGATCTACGATTTGATTGACTACTTGATTTTTTTGCGAAGGAATTTGCA
This genomic interval from Candidatus Rhabdochlamydia sp. T3358 contains the following:
- a CDS encoding autotransporter-associated beta strand repeat-containing protein, translating into MKFLITSLTLFTYQLHAVQNLVVNVPGDSASTAAGTFTFGSPTASSGDLRGCLNYINTATTSTTDTFNITFNLPSSPTISIGQLLPIVNLANTNTVTIDGTNGGNQIVIDGTNGSNPTLRGFYIRQGTVTVENITLSNTGDGRDSSGFTSGGGGLGAGAGIFNDEAALTIDNVTFQNCIATGGASQPGGVGCAGGGGLGGNGGTRGFANGASGGGGGGGIGGNGGNGATTDSTTIGNAGCGGGGGTLGAGGAGGISNSTTGSGTGGGGGGGGVGFSSTGGAGGTEDAGGTGVGGVGGSGGTVNGLQIGGGGGGGGSRATTATGANGGGVGCTGVAAQSGAGGGGSGSGSPACTNAAGSTGGNGGIFGGGGGAGNSGQTGPANPGGAGGLIGGGGGGGTISNNSTQLGGAGGYGGGGGAPGGAGGFGAGGGGSGRFSSVVGGNGGFGGGGGAGSSTGTAGGNGGFGAGGGGGVGTAGTGGTGAGNGSVTPFAGGGGAGFGGAIFSRAGSVLVLGNTTTTGCNVVAGTGGVSARNGSTAGQDFFGVSNGIDGTLTQITFNPTSGQIQSFSGSIGDTSANTLPVGSSDNPGSGAGLLLQKNGAGLLILLGANKYSGGTNVTAGILQGNTLSLQGNITNGTTVIFDEPSTGTPGTYAGVISGPGTLIKQNTGTTTFTGVNTYGGGTTITGGTLALSGAGSLNSTGFVTINAGTFDISGITAASQTIGDLSGAGTVNLGAKDLIEGTTSSTTYSGVIQGSGGLTKQGSGTLTLTGTSTYTGGTIINVGTLALSGAGALSSTGDVAIGSGGATFDISAINAASQTIGNLTGVAGGFVTLGAKGLITGTASNDTYAGVIQGTGSLTKQGSGIFTLTGANTYSGGTTINAGTLALSGAGALNSTGDVAINAGTFDISGITAASQTIGDLSGAGTINLGAKELVEGTANSTTYAGVIQGIGGSFTKQGSGTLMLTGTSTYTGGTNINAGTLLVNGEIGSTVTVAANATLGGTGTVGDLINGGFVSPGESIGTLTVNGNYTQLPNGQLDIEIDPDGSTDLLDITGTATLNGALHVIPAVGVYADSTIYTFLTATGGVAGVFSSSFSDIAIPYSVNYSPTSAFLIISPFIITPVPNEDLSGNARAVADYLFCTSFDFGNQDLVNLAIALTALPPSGYQSALTTLTPAPFAAFPLVELENNYNVASTFFAQQVGQNPPCCEGIDATANVWLSPIGFIYTQDNQHETPGFNDHTYGVSGGVDGLVADDLSIGVGLGYTHTRLNWNWGKGRANANSAYLGPYLKYNYKAFYLDFLVLGVGNFYEADRKIQFPGYSRKADSHPTTWDVSETLLVGLRLGPLCRLGILFQPEIRLDQFNMFQRSFTESGAGVINLDVENRYASFFRTLVNAKFAREWTLCNTCLVPSVNVGWLRTTPLTGNHYTTKFRNDTFCQPNFTVPGFHKTINQVLVGAQILASYQGCFDFSLGYQGKFGEGATVNEVNMGLNWRF
- a CDS encoding DUF5993 family protein, translated to MALLFFIFMITILFVWRGYRKVGIGLTLINLVFCIFMLWHHATDILKIRI
- a CDS encoding disulfide bond formation protein B produces the protein MYKLERSLNTIWAFVICGVLLGGYSVQFLKHELPCPLCLLQRLSMIGVAMGPLLNLRFGVYPAHYAVSILSALFGGFVSLRQISLHICPGFSSFGEPVLGLELYTWALVVFACSIFVSAILLFLHTTSPQHIQKVQMSIFEKIAFWLVLFMTAANVVTTLQECGLSACTG
- a CDS encoding glycogen synthase, with protein sequence MHIIHIASELAPIAKVGGLADVVYGLCQETLKLGYTTEVILPKYDCTDYRQLTDLKVEQKDIWILAGSSRYNNTIWSASLGELKIFLIESDHPEHLYNRGVIYGCSDDIDRFIYFSCVAMQFLLQLGKQPDILHLHDWHTSLMALLCQENNYKLKSVLTIHNLAHQGVCSINTLFKLGRDLLKDLGFSDSLNVLETGIIYADCVAIVSPNYKQEIQTPEGGCGLDGVLRESQKKLVSILNGIDQDYWNPAKDPYLKRNYPINELESVLKAKLTNKCFLQKHLSLIQENVPLVSCITRLVPQKGPDLIEYGVIRTLELGGQFVLLGSVSQSNNDIEERFVSLQEKYRNDNRVAILLMNDEELAHLIFAASDLLIIPSLFEPCGLTQMIAMRYGTIPIARMTGGLVDTVFDIDTSDKPFEKRNGFTFAFPDQQGVNWALTRAIACYKNHKKWQQIMKADLNYDSSWEKRTKQYLCIYEELLSLKS
- a CDS encoding CDP-alcohol phosphatidyltransferase family protein, encoding MSIALILTLLRILLGPIFVALYLYHDQFGFTLLSLPYVLLCLTVLSEVSDVFDGLLARRYNKVTDLGKLLDPMADSIFRLSVFLAFTQGVIQLPLLLVCIFFYRDIVISTLRALCGLRGFALAARLSGKIKAVVQAIIIFFILVMLIPYSLGYLELGLLRKLSVYSVSIGVIYTLYSGCEYIVANRSYIQKALGLKR
- the rlmN gene encoding 23S rRNA (adenine(2503)-C(2))-methyltransferase RlmN, with the translated sequence MSPSSVHTLPLEKLRNNLSSEGYKSFHASQIFNWVYKLRQSHWDQMTNLSLDLRSYLKENLLTTQLIKKREVFSEDQETVKFLWQLSDSMLVESVLICSEGRRTVCVSSQVGCPARCAFCASGKEGLKRNLTTAEIFEQVYQIDLWLLERKEKVSHVVFMGMGEPFENYEPVVETIRLLIDPDRLALSQRRITVSTVGVVEGINRFSNEGLKTNLVLSLHAPNQHIRQKIIPYARKYPLEDILAAVGNFAKITKRDVTYEYTLIRNINDSIEQAKELAVLLKGQQCSVNLIPYNPIERVRLQRPEKETIEAFREVLLASNIVTTWRYTKGKDIAAACGQLALQS